One Felis catus isolate Fca126 chromosome D1, F.catus_Fca126_mat1.0, whole genome shotgun sequence DNA segment encodes these proteins:
- the LOC109492311 gene encoding collagen alpha-1(I) chain-like, which produces MVGAGLEAWVPGWLPGWPVCPPPAGRASSVGPTTATPRCSPAAARPPQPLAALGSRGEPLPGPSAGLRLGHPSARARDCFLPSAGGLHTRPNAEPCRGVGVGPPTSPCPWWGQLGKGSGEATATASCSSFPAGTSDARKPRALAGQRTFLRKAPPAAAASVHPCPTGRAPQSETRGFPAGAANPAPPSPSGAGFYEKWLHSGPVASRDPGSVAQPGKCPLPTAPPNAVADSAPSDKVLGLRVLPPDAESPGLRQRRGRGEVGRASRQGEEAAHGPGFGGAVRHNQPAPLEKAMVKEHRERLRTCGPGSNPGECAAMTTMTGSRPQRALV; this is translated from the exons ATGGTGGGGGCGGGCCTGGAGGCCTGGGTCCCGGGATGGCTGCCCGGGTGGCCTGTGTGCCCACCGCCTGCAGGCAGGGCTTCCTCCGTCGGCCCGACCACGGCTACGCCCAGGTGCTCGCCCGCAGCGGCCCGGCCCCCACAGCCCCTCGCCGCCTTGGGGAGCCGCGGGGaacccctccctggcccctctgCCGGGCTCAGGCTGGGGCACCCCTCCGCACGGGCCCGGGACTGCTTCCTTCCGTCTGCCGGGGGTCTGCACACTCGGCCTAACGCTGAGCCTTGTCGGGGAGTGGGTGTCGGGCCCCCGACGTCCCCGTGTCCCTGGTGGGGCCAGCTCGGCAAGGGGTCCGGTGAGGCCACCGCCACAGCTTCCTGTTCGTCCTTCCCAGCGGGGACCTCGGACGCACGCAAGCCACGGGCACTGGCGGGGCAACGAACTTTCCTTCGGAAGGCCCCTCCCGCAGCTGCTGCCTCTGTCCACCCCTGCCCCACGGGCCGCGCCCCACAGTCAGAAACCAGGGGTTTTCCCGCAGGTGCAGCGAACCCTGCACCCCCATCCCCGTCCGGGGCCGGTTTCTACGAGAAGTGGCTCCACTCGGGGCCGGTGGCCTCGCGAGACCCGGGCTCCGTTGCCCAGCCAGGAAAATGCCCGCTGCCAACTGCCCCCCCCAACGCCGTGGCCGACAGCGCACCCTCTGAC AAAGTATTAGGGCTGCGGGTGCTTCCCCCTGATGCTGAGAGCCCGGGCCTAcggcagaggagaggcagaggagaggtgggaagaGCCTCGCGGCAG GGGGAGGAAGCTGCACACGGACCCGGATTTGGGGGTGCCGTCCGACATAACCAGCCTGCACCCCTCGAAAAGGCCATGGTCAAGGAACACAGAGAAAGGCTGAGGACCTGTGGTCCTGGATCGAATCCTGGAGAATGTGCGGCCATGACGACCATGACCGGCTCAAGACCACAGAGGGCCCTGGTTTAG